A portion of the Krasilnikovia cinnamomea genome contains these proteins:
- the ligA gene encoding NAD-dependent DNA ligase LigA — protein MAEGRPTAAQVAAAGADPTPEASARHAELSDEVRGHQYRYYVLDSPTVSDAEFDRLLRELEELEGRYPALRTPDSPTQNVGGTFSTQFTPVEHAERMMSLDNVFDAGELAAWAERTVRDAGGPVDFICELKVDGLAINLTYEKGRLVRGATRGDGRTGEDVTSNVRTIREIPERLAGDDPPDLLEVRGEIYFPASAFADLNASLVEQGKAPFANPRNAAAGSLRQKDPRITASRGLRMVVHGIGARVGFQPTSQSHAYEQLKAWGLPTSDRWRQVGDMAGVTGFIDYYAEHRHDVEHEIDGVVVKVDSVAIQGRLGSTSRAPRWAIAFKYPPEEVTTKLLDIDVNVGRTGRVTPFAVLEPVRVAGSTVALATLHNAREVERKGVWIGDTVVLRKAGDVIPEVLGPVMDLRPADARQFVMPTECPACGTGLAPAKESDVDIRCPNTRSCPAQLRERVFHLAGRGAFDIEVLGYKAGQALLDSGIITDEGDLFAITAEQLASAPFFVNKDGSLGSNAVKLLDNLAEARERPLWRVLVALSIRHVGPTAAQALARQFGSMEAIEAAVREERVEELSAVDGVGPTIAESLREWFAVDWHADIVRKWREAGVRMADERTDEGPRPLEGLTVVVTGTLASHSRDQATEAVTSRGGKVSGSVSKKTAFVVVGDNPGSKYDKALALKVPVLDEDGFAVLLADGPDAARQVAELTPPGDKE, from the coding sequence ATCGCCGAGGGGCGCCCCACCGCCGCGCAGGTGGCCGCGGCCGGCGCCGACCCGACCCCGGAGGCCAGTGCCCGGCACGCCGAGTTGAGCGACGAGGTCCGCGGCCACCAGTACCGCTACTACGTGCTCGACTCGCCGACGGTCTCCGACGCGGAGTTCGACCGGCTGCTGCGCGAGCTGGAGGAGCTGGAGGGGCGGTATCCGGCGCTGCGCACGCCGGATTCCCCGACGCAGAACGTCGGCGGGACGTTCTCGACCCAGTTCACCCCGGTGGAGCACGCCGAGCGCATGATGTCGCTGGACAACGTCTTCGACGCGGGTGAGCTGGCCGCGTGGGCCGAGCGTACGGTGCGCGACGCGGGCGGCCCCGTCGACTTCATCTGCGAGCTGAAGGTGGACGGCCTGGCCATCAACCTGACGTACGAGAAGGGGCGGCTGGTGCGCGGGGCGACGCGGGGCGACGGGCGCACCGGCGAGGACGTCACGTCGAACGTGCGCACCATCCGCGAGATCCCGGAGCGGCTGGCCGGGGACGACCCGCCGGATCTGCTGGAGGTGCGCGGGGAGATCTACTTTCCGGCGTCGGCGTTCGCGGATCTCAACGCGTCGCTGGTCGAGCAGGGCAAGGCACCGTTCGCCAATCCGCGCAACGCGGCGGCCGGCAGCCTGCGCCAGAAGGATCCGCGGATCACGGCGTCACGCGGCCTGCGCATGGTGGTGCACGGGATCGGCGCCCGGGTGGGCTTCCAGCCGACGTCGCAGTCCCACGCGTACGAGCAGCTCAAGGCGTGGGGCCTGCCGACCAGCGACCGGTGGCGCCAGGTCGGTGACATGGCCGGGGTGACCGGGTTCATCGACTACTACGCCGAGCACCGGCACGACGTCGAGCACGAGATCGACGGCGTGGTCGTCAAGGTGGACTCGGTCGCGATCCAGGGCCGGCTCGGTTCGACCAGCCGCGCGCCCCGGTGGGCGATCGCGTTCAAGTACCCGCCGGAGGAGGTGACCACCAAGCTGCTCGACATCGACGTCAACGTCGGGCGGACCGGGCGGGTGACCCCGTTCGCGGTGCTGGAGCCGGTACGGGTCGCGGGTTCCACGGTCGCCCTGGCCACCCTGCACAACGCCCGGGAGGTCGAGCGCAAGGGGGTGTGGATCGGCGACACGGTCGTGTTGCGCAAGGCCGGGGACGTCATCCCCGAGGTGCTCGGCCCGGTCATGGATCTGCGCCCCGCGGACGCCCGCCAGTTCGTGATGCCGACCGAGTGCCCGGCATGCGGCACGGGGCTCGCCCCGGCCAAGGAGAGCGACGTCGACATCCGCTGTCCGAACACCCGGTCCTGCCCCGCGCAGTTGCGCGAGCGGGTGTTCCACCTCGCCGGCCGGGGCGCCTTCGACATCGAGGTGCTGGGCTACAAGGCGGGCCAGGCACTGCTGGACTCGGGCATCATCACCGACGAGGGCGACCTGTTCGCGATCACGGCCGAGCAACTGGCGTCCGCGCCCTTCTTCGTCAACAAGGACGGCAGCCTCGGCAGCAACGCCGTGAAGCTGCTGGACAATCTGGCCGAGGCCCGCGAGCGTCCGCTGTGGCGGGTGCTGGTGGCCCTGTCGATCCGGCACGTCGGCCCCACGGCGGCCCAGGCACTGGCCCGGCAGTTCGGCTCGATGGAGGCGATCGAGGCGGCGGTGCGCGAGGAGCGGGTCGAGGAGCTGTCCGCGGTGGACGGCGTCGGGCCGACGATCGCCGAGAGCCTGCGCGAGTGGTTCGCGGTGGACTGGCACGCCGACATCGTGCGCAAGTGGCGCGAGGCCGGGGTGCGGATGGCCGACGAGCGTACCGACGAGGGGCCCCGCCCGCTGGAGGGCCTGACCGTGGTGGTCACGGGCACGCTGGCCAGCCACTCGCGCGACCAGGCCACCGAGGCGGTCACGTCCCGGGGCGGCAAGGTCAGCGGCTCGGTGTCGAAGAAGACCGCGTTCGTGGTGGTCGGCGACAACCCGGGCAGCAAGTACGACAAGGCGCTGGCGCTCAAGGTGCCGGTGCTGGACGAGGACGGCTTCGCGGTGCTGCTGGCCGACGGACCGGACGCGGCCCGCCAGGTCGCCGAGCTGACCCCGCCGGGTGACAAGGAGTAG
- a CDS encoding methionine synthase has translation MPEFPWPAGAATGLGSLPGTDIAEAQRLIFGELPDLPHLAELPERGPGADIIGRGAGLLVDLPVQLYAGRWQIARRPGQDLRRAADLWERDLDQLTEQGDGYAGVLKLQAAGPWTLAASLDLAIGGLLLRDPGAVRDLTDSLAEGLRRHVAEVRKRLPHATVLLQVDEPALPSVVAGRVPTESGLGAYRAVERPDAAGGLRRVVEAAGAPVVLHCCAPDVPLDVVRDARAAGVALDLSLLSDLDPLGEALDAGLGLFAGAAATRPPSSGRAPTSAEVADRVRTLWTRLGFPVQRLAAQVVVTPACGLAGAPDRYVRAVLAACRDAGRRLAEV, from the coding sequence GTGCCTGAGTTTCCCTGGCCGGCCGGTGCTGCCACCGGGCTGGGCTCGCTGCCCGGTACGGACATCGCCGAGGCGCAGCGCCTGATCTTCGGCGAGCTGCCAGACCTGCCGCACCTGGCGGAGCTGCCCGAGCGCGGCCCCGGGGCGGACATCATCGGGCGCGGTGCCGGGCTGCTCGTCGATCTGCCGGTGCAGCTCTACGCGGGTCGCTGGCAGATCGCCCGCCGGCCCGGTCAGGACCTGCGCCGCGCGGCCGACCTGTGGGAACGCGACCTGGATCAGCTCACCGAGCAGGGCGACGGGTACGCGGGTGTGCTCAAGTTGCAGGCCGCCGGGCCGTGGACGCTGGCCGCGAGCCTCGACCTGGCGATCGGTGGGCTGCTGCTGCGCGATCCCGGTGCCGTACGTGACCTCACCGATTCGCTGGCCGAGGGGCTGCGGCGGCACGTCGCCGAGGTCCGCAAGCGGCTGCCGCACGCCACCGTGCTGCTGCAGGTCGACGAGCCGGCCCTGCCCTCGGTCGTGGCGGGGCGGGTGCCGACCGAGAGCGGGCTGGGCGCGTACCGCGCGGTGGAGCGACCCGACGCGGCGGGCGGGCTGCGGAGGGTGGTGGAGGCGGCCGGCGCGCCGGTGGTCCTGCACTGCTGCGCGCCCGACGTACCCCTGGATGTGGTGCGGGATGCCCGCGCCGCCGGTGTCGCCCTCGACCTGTCGCTGCTGTCGGATCTCGACCCGCTCGGCGAGGCGCTCGACGCGGGCCTGGGCCTGTTCGCGGGCGCGGCCGCCACTCGCCCGCCGTCGTCCGGGCGGGCGCCCACCTCGGCCGAGGTCGCGGACCGGGTCCGTACGTTGTGGACCCGTCTCGGTTTTCCGGTGCAGCGGCTGGCCGCCCAGGTCGTGGTCACGCCCGCCTGCGGCCTGGCGGGCGCACCGGACCGGTACGTTCGGGCGGTTCTCGCCGCCTGCCGCGACGCGGGCCGCCGCCTGGCCGAAGTCTGA
- the mnmA gene encoding tRNA 2-thiouridine(34) synthase MnmA, translating into MRVLAAMSGGVDSAVAAARAKDAGYDVTGVHLALARNPQTYRTGARGCCTLEDSRDARRAADVIGIPFYVWDMAEQFHADVVDDFVAEYAAGRTPNPCLRCNEKIKFAAVLDRAVALGFDAVVTGHHARLGADGLLRRSVDLAKDQSYVLAVLTRVQLDRAVFPLGDSTKAQVRAEAAERGLAVADKPDSHDICFIADGDTRGFLARQLGEEPGDIVDAHSGAVLGQHRGAYAYTVGQRKGLDLRVPAPDGRPRYVLSITPKTNTVTVGPREDLAVDTVTATRPIWHGAATPVACDVQLRAHGEVVAAEVTVAGGELTARLREPARGVAAGQAIVAYRPDPAGDIVLGSATITAGLSSDADVPAAGSSSAAGVAVAGPSSVADVPAAGSGAAAGA; encoded by the coding sequence ATGCGTGTACTGGCGGCGATGTCCGGCGGAGTCGACTCCGCCGTGGCCGCCGCGCGCGCCAAGGACGCCGGGTACGACGTCACCGGGGTGCACCTGGCCCTGGCCCGCAACCCGCAGACCTACCGCACCGGGGCGCGCGGCTGCTGCACGCTGGAGGACTCGCGGGACGCCCGCCGGGCCGCCGACGTGATCGGCATCCCGTTCTACGTCTGGGACATGGCCGAGCAGTTCCACGCCGACGTGGTCGACGACTTCGTCGCCGAGTACGCGGCCGGCCGTACTCCTAATCCCTGTCTGCGCTGCAACGAGAAGATCAAGTTTGCGGCGGTGCTGGACCGGGCGGTCGCCCTGGGTTTCGACGCCGTGGTCACGGGACATCACGCCCGGCTCGGCGCGGACGGGCTGCTGCGCCGCAGCGTCGACCTGGCCAAGGACCAGTCGTACGTGCTGGCCGTGCTGACCCGCGTCCAGCTGGACCGCGCGGTCTTTCCGCTGGGTGACTCCACCAAGGCGCAGGTCCGCGCGGAGGCGGCCGAGCGTGGCCTGGCCGTGGCCGACAAGCCGGACTCGCACGACATCTGCTTCATCGCCGACGGCGACACCCGCGGCTTCCTGGCGCGCCAGCTCGGCGAGGAGCCCGGCGACATCGTGGACGCGCACAGCGGCGCGGTCCTGGGCCAGCACCGGGGGGCATACGCCTACACGGTCGGTCAGCGCAAGGGTCTGGACCTGCGGGTTCCCGCCCCCGACGGCCGCCCCCGGTACGTACTGTCGATCACTCCCAAGACCAACACGGTGACCGTCGGCCCGCGCGAGGACCTGGCGGTGGACACGGTCACCGCCACCCGCCCGATCTGGCACGGCGCAGCCACCCCGGTGGCCTGCGACGTGCAGTTGCGCGCGCACGGGGAGGTCGTCGCGGCCGAGGTGACCGTGGCCGGGGGCGAGCTGACCGCCCGGCTGCGCGAGCCGGCCCGCGGGGTCGCGGCCGGGCAGGCGATCGTCGCGTACCGGCCCGATCCGGCGGGGGACATCGTGCTCGGCTCGGCCACGATCACGGCCGGTCTGTCGTCCGACGCGGACGTCCCGGCGGCCGGGTCGTCGTCCGCGGCGGGGGTCGCGGTGGCTGGGCCGTCGTCTGTGGCGGACGTTCCGGCGGCCGGGTCGGGGGCCGCGGCCGGTGCCTGA
- a CDS encoding cysteine desulfurase family protein, translating into MAYLDHAATTPMLPEALDAYVAAAGMIGNPSSLHAAGRTARRLVEESRERIAAVLGARPSEVIFTSGGTESDNLATKGIYWARRAAEPGRTRVAASAVEHHAVLDSVEWLGAHEGADVDWLPVETSGRATPAALAELLDERGDDVAVVSVQWANNEVGTIQPIHELAALAAESGVPLHTDAVQAVGQVPVDFAASGVAALTVTGHKLGGPVGVGALLLGRDVACTPLLHGGGQERDVRSGTLDTPGVVAFAVAVEAAAKRQPEYAARVAALRDDLVSRVRAAVPDAVYNGAASDRLPGNAHFSFPGCEGDALLLLLDAQGIACSTGSACSAGVAQPSHVLLAMGADDDRARSSLRFTLGHTSTADDVDALLTALPGAVERARRATAWKTPR; encoded by the coding sequence ATGGCCTACCTGGATCACGCGGCGACCACGCCGATGCTTCCCGAGGCGCTCGACGCGTACGTCGCGGCGGCCGGGATGATCGGCAACCCGTCGTCCCTGCACGCCGCCGGGCGCACCGCGCGCCGGCTGGTCGAGGAGTCCCGCGAGCGCATCGCCGCGGTGCTCGGCGCTCGCCCCTCCGAGGTGATCTTCACCAGCGGCGGCACCGAGAGCGACAACCTCGCCACCAAGGGGATCTACTGGGCGCGACGGGCCGCCGAACCCGGCCGGACCCGGGTCGCCGCGTCGGCGGTCGAGCACCACGCCGTGCTGGACTCGGTCGAGTGGCTCGGCGCGCACGAGGGCGCCGACGTCGACTGGCTGCCCGTGGAGACTTCCGGGCGGGCCACCCCCGCCGCCCTCGCCGAGCTGCTCGACGAGCGCGGGGACGACGTCGCGGTCGTCAGCGTCCAGTGGGCGAACAACGAGGTCGGCACGATCCAGCCCATCCACGAGCTGGCCGCGCTCGCCGCCGAGTCCGGCGTACCCCTGCACACCGACGCGGTCCAGGCGGTCGGGCAGGTCCCGGTCGACTTCGCGGCCAGCGGGGTCGCCGCGCTCACCGTCACCGGCCACAAGCTGGGCGGCCCGGTCGGGGTCGGCGCGCTGCTGCTGGGCCGCGACGTCGCCTGCACCCCGCTGCTGCACGGCGGCGGCCAGGAGCGCGACGTGCGCTCCGGCACCCTGGACACCCCCGGCGTGGTGGCGTTCGCGGTGGCGGTCGAGGCCGCGGCCAAACGCCAGCCCGAGTACGCGGCCCGCGTCGCGGCGCTGCGCGACGACCTGGTCTCCCGGGTACGCGCCGCGGTGCCGGACGCGGTCTACAACGGCGCCGCGAGCGACCGGCTGCCCGGCAACGCCCACTTCTCGTTCCCCGGCTGCGAGGGCGACGCCCTACTGCTGCTGCTCGACGCGCAGGGGATCGCCTGCTCGACCGGCTCGGCCTGCTCGGCCGGGGTGGCGCAGCCCTCGCACGTACTGCTGGCCATGGGCGCCGACGACGACCGGGCCCGGTCGTCGCTGCGGTTCACGCTCGGCCACACCAGCACCGCGGACGACGTGGACGCACTGCTGACTGCGCTGCCCGGAGCGGTCGAACGGGCCCGCCGCGCCACCGCCTGGAAAACCCCCCGCTGA
- a CDS encoding electron transfer flavoprotein subunit alpha/FixB family protein produces the protein MAEVLVVVEASQAAGVKKVTLEMLTIARGLGEVSAVVLGGAGAAAQLADKLGEFGAAKIYAAEGEEIDGYLVAPKATVVAELVKRVQPAAVLLASTQEGKEIAGRLAVKLDNGLLTDAVEVAADGTATQVVFAGSTIVKSKVTKGLPIVTIRPNSVTPEAAPATPAVEQLTIASTDADKLAKVVERVAEQKGSRPELTEASIVVSGGRGVGNAENFSLVEELADLLGGAVGASRAAVDSGYYPHQFQVGQTGKTVSPQLYIALGISGAIQHRAGMQTSKTIVAINKDPEAPIFELADFGVVGDLFKVVPQAAEEIRKRK, from the coding sequence ATGGCTGAAGTACTGGTCGTCGTCGAAGCCTCCCAGGCAGCCGGCGTCAAGAAGGTCACGCTCGAGATGCTCACCATCGCCCGCGGTCTGGGCGAGGTCTCCGCGGTCGTGCTCGGCGGAGCCGGTGCGGCCGCCCAACTCGCCGACAAGCTCGGCGAGTTCGGCGCCGCGAAGATCTACGCGGCCGAGGGCGAGGAGATCGACGGTTACCTCGTCGCCCCCAAGGCCACCGTCGTCGCCGAGCTGGTCAAGCGGGTCCAGCCCGCGGCCGTCCTGCTGGCCTCCACCCAGGAGGGCAAGGAGATCGCCGGTCGCCTCGCGGTCAAGCTCGACAACGGGCTGCTCACCGACGCGGTCGAGGTCGCGGCCGACGGCACCGCCACCCAGGTCGTCTTCGCCGGCTCCACGATCGTCAAGTCCAAGGTCACCAAGGGCCTGCCGATCGTCACCATCCGGCCGAACTCGGTGACCCCCGAGGCCGCCCCCGCCACCCCGGCGGTCGAGCAGCTCACGATCGCCTCGACCGACGCCGACAAGCTGGCCAAGGTCGTCGAGCGGGTCGCCGAGCAGAAGGGGTCGCGCCCCGAGCTCACCGAGGCCTCGATCGTCGTCTCCGGCGGCCGCGGCGTCGGCAACGCGGAGAACTTCTCCCTGGTCGAGGAGCTGGCCGACCTGCTCGGCGGCGCGGTCGGCGCGTCCCGGGCCGCGGTCGACTCCGGCTACTACCCGCACCAGTTCCAGGTCGGGCAGACCGGCAAGACCGTGTCTCCGCAGCTGTACATCGCGCTGGGCATCTCCGGTGCCATCCAGCACCGGGCGGGCATGCAGACCAGCAAGACGATCGTCGCCATCAACAAGGACCCCGAGGCGCCGATCTTCGAGCTGGCCGACTTCGGCGTCGTGGGTGACCTGTTCAAGGTCGTACCGCAGGCCGCCGAGGAGATCCGCAAGCGCAAGTAA
- a CDS encoding electron transfer flavoprotein subunit beta/FixA family protein codes for MNIVVLVKQVPDSGAERTLSPGDNTVERASASNVINEMDEYAIEEALKLKEAHGGEVTVLTMGPAGATESIRKALSMGPDKAVHVQDDALHGSCAVATSKVLAAALGTLNADLVLCGAESTDGRVQVLPHMLAERLGIAALTGARKLTVDGANLTIERQTDEGYEVVTAATPAVVSVWDTINEPRYPSFKGIMAAKKKPVQGLALGDLGVSADEVGFAGATSTVVEFAKRPARSAGTKITDEGTGGTQFVEFLATEKFV; via the coding sequence ATGAACATCGTCGTACTGGTCAAGCAGGTACCCGACTCCGGTGCCGAGCGCACCCTGAGCCCGGGCGACAACACCGTCGAGCGAGCCTCGGCTAGCAACGTCATCAACGAGATGGACGAGTACGCCATCGAAGAGGCGCTCAAGCTCAAGGAGGCGCACGGCGGCGAGGTGACCGTCCTGACGATGGGTCCCGCGGGCGCCACCGAGTCCATTCGCAAGGCCCTGTCCATGGGCCCGGACAAGGCCGTCCACGTGCAGGACGACGCGCTGCACGGCTCCTGCGCGGTCGCCACCAGCAAGGTGCTGGCCGCCGCCCTCGGCACCCTCAACGCCGACCTGGTGCTCTGCGGCGCCGAGTCCACCGACGGCCGGGTCCAGGTCCTGCCGCACATGCTGGCCGAGCGCCTCGGCATCGCCGCGCTGACCGGCGCCCGCAAGCTCACCGTGGACGGTGCCAACCTCACCATCGAGCGCCAGACCGACGAGGGCTACGAGGTCGTCACCGCCGCCACCCCCGCCGTGGTCAGCGTGTGGGACACCATCAACGAGCCGCGCTACCCGTCCTTCAAGGGCATCATGGCCGCCAAGAAGAAGCCGGTGCAGGGCCTCGCGCTCGGCGACCTCGGCGTGAGCGCCGACGAGGTCGGCTTCGCCGGGGCGACCAGCACCGTGGTCGAGTTCGCGAAGCGCCCGGCCCGGTCCGCCGGCACCAAGATCACCGACGAGGGTACGGGCGGCACGCAGTTCGTCGAGTTCCTCGCCACCGAGAAGTTCGTCTGA
- a CDS encoding YidH family protein → MLDDLRQWFDPGRSPRVGKTPDYRFSLANERTFLAWIRTGLALIAGGLACAQFLPPLPIAHLREIIAVSLLVLGGLVALRAVDHWARTERAMRLGTDLPRSRFPAVLAIVVAVGALLLVVAVLMRAL, encoded by the coding sequence GTGCTTGACGACCTGCGACAGTGGTTCGACCCCGGGCGGTCGCCGCGGGTCGGCAAGACCCCCGACTACCGCTTCTCCCTGGCCAACGAACGGACGTTCCTGGCCTGGATCCGTACCGGGCTGGCGCTGATCGCGGGCGGGCTGGCCTGTGCGCAGTTCCTGCCACCGCTGCCCATCGCCCACCTGCGCGAGATCATCGCCGTGTCGCTGCTGGTGCTCGGCGGGCTCGTCGCGCTGCGGGCGGTCGACCACTGGGCCCGTACGGAACGGGCCATGCGGCTCGGCACGGACCTGCCCCGGTCCCGGTTCCCGGCGGTGCTGGCGATCGTGGTCGCCGTGGGGGCGCTGCTGCTGGTCGTCGCCGTACTCATGCGGGCGCTGTGA
- a CDS encoding DUF202 domain-containing protein, with amino-acid sequence MSAPDGEDDHGASAERTRLAWRRTGLSATVVALLILRPAFVPGPGVGTVLAVAAAMGVWATLVGLGYRRVHGLIARPPRPGSRTVVAYALLCASFAAFGAVVVLA; translated from the coding sequence ATGAGTGCCCCGGACGGCGAGGACGACCACGGCGCCTCCGCCGAGCGCACCCGGCTGGCGTGGCGGCGCACCGGCCTGTCCGCCACCGTCGTCGCCCTGCTGATCCTGCGTCCGGCCTTCGTGCCCGGCCCGGGCGTCGGCACCGTGCTGGCCGTCGCCGCCGCGATGGGCGTCTGGGCCACCCTGGTCGGGCTCGGCTACCGCCGGGTCCACGGGCTGATCGCGCGCCCGCCCCGCCCCGGCAGCCGCACGGTCGTCGCGTACGCGCTGCTGTGCGCGAGCTTCGCGGCCTTCGGCGCCGTGGTTGTCCTGGCCTGA
- a CDS encoding PLD nuclease N-terminal domain-containing protein, which yields MVRSFIFLAAVQLALLVLALIGALSADRVRTLPRAVWVLVILLIPLCGPIAYYFWGRPLPAPAEGGPPRRTARPASPDDDPDFLRSMDTEQARRDRELLAQWERELRKPDDE from the coding sequence ATGGTCCGGTCGTTCATCTTCCTGGCTGCCGTGCAGCTCGCACTACTGGTCCTCGCCCTGATCGGCGCGCTGTCCGCCGACCGGGTCCGCACCCTGCCGCGTGCCGTCTGGGTCCTGGTCATCCTGCTGATCCCGCTGTGCGGACCGATCGCGTACTACTTCTGGGGGCGCCCGCTGCCCGCCCCGGCCGAGGGCGGACCGCCCCGCCGGACCGCCCGGCCCGCCTCACCGGACGACGACCCGGACTTCCTGCGCTCGATGGACACCGAACAGGCCCGCCGCGACCGGGAACTGCTCGCGCAGTGGGAACGCGAGCTGCGCAAGCCCGACGACGAGTAG
- a CDS encoding acetolactate synthase: MADMIEGHGGDLALATLRAYGVTEMFTLSGGHVFPLYDAAHKSGFPIYDVRHEQSAVFAAEAVAKLQRRPGLAVLTAGPGVTNGISGLTSAFFNASPVLVMGGRAPAFRWGAGSLQEIDHIPLVAPVTKYAATIPDPDAISGEVSRALTAALTAHRGPAFLDVPLEVFFSTGEVAAPAAAQIPAVEPDPDEVARAAALVAGAERPVFIAGSDVWTGDAVEALRAAAEALRVPVFTNGMGRGALPPGHPLAFARARRPALDGADVVVVVGTPLDFRLGFGEFGDAQVVHVVDAPSQRATHVTPAASPAGDLRAILTAFANHPGSRADHSDWVAGLRTAEDAAKARDAEAMAAETDPIRPARIYGELRQVLDADAVTIGDGGDFVSYAGRYLEPAQPGTWLDPGPYGCLGTGMGYAMGARVTYPDRQVCVLMGDGAAGFSLMDVESLVRQQLPVVIVVGNNGIWGLEKHPMQAMYGYDVAADLQPGLRYDDVVRALGGAGETVEKSADLGAALRRAFDSGVPYLVNVLTDPTDAYPRSSNLA, encoded by the coding sequence ATGGCGGACATGATCGAGGGCCACGGCGGAGATCTCGCGCTGGCGACCCTGCGGGCGTACGGCGTCACGGAGATGTTCACCCTCTCCGGCGGCCACGTCTTCCCGCTGTACGACGCGGCGCACAAGTCCGGCTTCCCCATCTACGACGTCCGGCACGAACAGTCCGCCGTGTTCGCCGCCGAGGCGGTCGCCAAGCTCCAGCGCCGTCCCGGCCTCGCCGTGCTCACCGCCGGTCCCGGCGTCACCAACGGCATCTCCGGCCTGACCAGCGCGTTCTTCAACGCCTCCCCGGTGCTCGTGATGGGCGGCCGGGCGCCCGCGTTCCGGTGGGGCGCCGGGAGTCTGCAGGAGATCGACCACATCCCGCTGGTCGCCCCGGTCACCAAGTACGCGGCCACGATCCCCGACCCGGACGCCATTTCGGGCGAGGTGTCGCGTGCGCTCACCGCGGCGCTCACGGCGCACCGCGGTCCCGCCTTCCTGGACGTGCCGCTGGAGGTGTTCTTCTCCACCGGCGAGGTCGCCGCGCCCGCTGCGGCGCAGATCCCGGCGGTCGAGCCCGACCCCGACGAGGTGGCCCGGGCGGCCGCGCTGGTGGCGGGCGCCGAACGCCCGGTGTTCATCGCGGGTTCCGACGTCTGGACCGGCGACGCGGTCGAGGCGCTGCGCGCCGCCGCCGAGGCGCTGCGGGTGCCCGTGTTCACCAACGGCATGGGCCGGGGCGCGCTGCCGCCCGGTCACCCGCTGGCGTTCGCCCGGGCCCGCCGTCCCGCCCTCGACGGCGCGGACGTCGTCGTGGTGGTCGGCACCCCGCTGGACTTCCGGCTGGGCTTCGGCGAGTTCGGCGACGCCCAGGTGGTGCACGTCGTGGACGCGCCGAGCCAGCGCGCCACCCACGTGACCCCGGCCGCCTCCCCGGCCGGTGACCTGCGGGCGATCCTCACCGCGTTCGCGAACCACCCGGGCAGCCGCGCCGACCACTCCGACTGGGTGGCGGGCCTGCGTACCGCCGAGGACGCGGCGAAGGCGCGCGACGCCGAGGCGATGGCCGCCGAGACCGACCCGATCCGCCCCGCGCGCATCTACGGCGAACTGCGCCAGGTGCTGGACGCGGACGCGGTGACCATCGGCGACGGTGGCGACTTCGTCTCGTACGCGGGCCGCTACCTGGAGCCCGCCCAGCCGGGCACCTGGCTCGACCCCGGCCCGTACGGCTGCCTCGGCACCGGCATGGGATACGCCATGGGCGCCCGGGTGACCTACCCGGACCGGCAGGTCTGCGTGCTGATGGGCGACGGCGCCGCCGGGTTCTCCCTGATGGACGTCGAGTCCCTGGTACGCCAGCAGCTGCCCGTGGTCATCGTCGTGGGCAACAACGGCATCTGGGGCCTGGAGAAGCACCCCATGCAGGCCATGTACGGCTACGACGTCGCGGCCGACCTGCAACCGGGCCTGCGCTACGACGACGTGGTCCGGGCGCTGGGCGGGGCGGGGGAGACCGTGGAGAAGTCCGCGGACCTGGGGGCGGCGCTGCGGCGGGCGTTCGACTCGGGCGTGCCGTACCTGGTCAACGTGCTGACCGACCCGACGGACGCGTACCCCCGGTCGTCCAACCTGGCCTGA